From Hyla sarda isolate aHylSar1 unplaced genomic scaffold, aHylSar1.hap1 scaffold_825, whole genome shotgun sequence, a single genomic window includes:
- the LOC130347221 gene encoding uncharacterized protein LOC130347221 isoform X4, giving the protein MERHTFERTPHYDYTDDEVFEMNRRAIDIITAFQEEEEEEKKEKENKEEEEEKEEDEGEEKEEEEKEKKKKYEEEKENEDEKQDEGDNEEKKEEKEEENDRKEKEQVEKNEGQNEAEEEVKKEKDEKVIEEEEEEELTCCTWFCTPTRAFISSVTNFFFTKCGGLP; this is encoded by the exons atggagcgCCACACTTTTGAAAGGACACCCCACTATGACTACACGGATGACGAG GTCTTTGAGATGAACAGAAGGGCCATAGACATTATCACAGCGTTCCAGGAAGAA gaagaagaggagaagaaggagaaggaaaacaaagaagaggaagaggaaaaagaggaggatgaaggggaggaaaaagaagaggaagagaaggagaaaaagaagaaatATGAAGAGGAGAAGGAGAACGAAGATGAGAAGCAGGATGAAGGGgacaatgaagaaaaaaaagaagagaaggaggaagagaaTGACAGAAAGGAGAAAGAACAAGTGGAGAAGAATGAAGGGCAGAATGAAGCAGAGGAAGAGGTAAAGAAGGAGAAAGATGAAAAGGtaatagaagaagaagaagaagaagagctaACTTGCTGCACGTGGTTTTGTACACCAACTAGAGCCTTCATCAGCAGCGTAACAAACTTTTTCTTTACCAAATGTGGAGGACTCCCTTAA
- the LOC130347221 gene encoding uncharacterized protein LOC130347221 isoform X1 translates to MPAEICPPLVVKGLWKEDGGRTCRRRCLGTWDLRLSLQDPDQVFEMNRRAIDIITAFQEENREQELRITQYYEEEEKKEKENKEEEEEKEEDEGEEKEEEEKEKKKKYEEEKENEDEKQDEGDNEEKKEEKEEENDRKEKEQVEKNEGQNEAEEEVKKEKDEKVIEEEEEEELTCCTWFCTPTRAFISSVTNFFFTKCGGLP, encoded by the exons atgcctgctgaaatctgcccgcccctggttgtcaaggggctctggaaagaagatggaggccgtacctgcaggagaagatgcctggggacctgggatcttcgcttgagcctgcaggatcctgatcag GTCTTTGAGATGAACAGAAGGGCCATAGACATTATCACAGCGTTCCAGGAAGAA AACAGAGAACAGGAACTAAGGATCACCCAATACTAT gaagaagaggagaagaaggagaaggaaaacaaagaagaggaagaggaaaaagaggaggatgaaggggaggaaaaagaagaggaagagaaggagaaaaagaagaaatATGAAGAGGAGAAGGAGAACGAAGATGAGAAGCAGGATGAAGGGgacaatgaagaaaaaaaagaagagaaggaggaagagaaTGACAGAAAGGAGAAAGAACAAGTGGAGAAGAATGAAGGGCAGAATGAAGCAGAGGAAGAGGTAAAGAAGGAGAAAGATGAAAAGGtaatagaagaagaagaagaagaagagctaACTTGCTGCACGTGGTTTTGTACACCAACTAGAGCCTTCATCAGCAGCGTAACAAACTTTTTCTTTACCAAATGTGGAGGACTCCCTTAA
- the LOC130347221 gene encoding uncharacterized protein LOC130347221 isoform X3 translates to MERHTFERTPHYDYTDDEVFEMNRRAIDIITAFQEENREQELRITQYYEEEEKKEKENKEEEEEKEEDEGEEKEEEEKEKKKKYEEEKENEDEKQDEGDNEEKKEEKEEENDRKEKEQVEKNEGQNEAEEEVKKEKDEKVIEEEEEEELTCCTWFCTPTRAFISSVTNFFFTKCGGLP, encoded by the exons atggagcgCCACACTTTTGAAAGGACACCCCACTATGACTACACGGATGACGAG GTCTTTGAGATGAACAGAAGGGCCATAGACATTATCACAGCGTTCCAGGAAGAA AACAGAGAACAGGAACTAAGGATCACCCAATACTAT gaagaagaggagaagaaggagaaggaaaacaaagaagaggaagaggaaaaagaggaggatgaaggggaggaaaaagaagaggaagagaaggagaaaaagaagaaatATGAAGAGGAGAAGGAGAACGAAGATGAGAAGCAGGATGAAGGGgacaatgaagaaaaaaaagaagagaaggaggaagagaaTGACAGAAAGGAGAAAGAACAAGTGGAGAAGAATGAAGGGCAGAATGAAGCAGAGGAAGAGGTAAAGAAGGAGAAAGATGAAAAGGtaatagaagaagaagaagaagaagagctaACTTGCTGCACGTGGTTTTGTACACCAACTAGAGCCTTCATCAGCAGCGTAACAAACTTTTTCTTTACCAAATGTGGAGGACTCCCTTAA
- the LOC130347221 gene encoding cilia- and flagella-associated protein 251-like isoform X2, producing the protein MPAEICPPLVVKGLWKEDGGRTCRRRCLGTWDLRLSLQDPDQVFEMNRRAIDIITAFQEEEEEEKKEKENKEEEEEKEEDEGEEKEEEEKEKKKKYEEEKENEDEKQDEGDNEEKKEEKEEENDRKEKEQVEKNEGQNEAEEEVKKEKDEKVIEEEEEEELTCCTWFCTPTRAFISSVTNFFFTKCGGLP; encoded by the exons atgcctgctgaaatctgcccgcccctggttgtcaaggggctctggaaagaagatggaggccgtacctgcaggagaagatgcctggggacctgggatcttcgcttgagcctgcaggatcctgatcag GTCTTTGAGATGAACAGAAGGGCCATAGACATTATCACAGCGTTCCAGGAAGAA gaagaagaggagaagaaggagaaggaaaacaaagaagaggaagaggaaaaagaggaggatgaaggggaggaaaaagaagaggaagagaaggagaaaaagaagaaatATGAAGAGGAGAAGGAGAACGAAGATGAGAAGCAGGATGAAGGGgacaatgaagaaaaaaaagaagagaaggaggaagagaaTGACAGAAAGGAGAAAGAACAAGTGGAGAAGAATGAAGGGCAGAATGAAGCAGAGGAAGAGGTAAAGAAGGAGAAAGATGAAAAGGtaatagaagaagaagaagaagaagagctaACTTGCTGCACGTGGTTTTGTACACCAACTAGAGCCTTCATCAGCAGCGTAACAAACTTTTTCTTTACCAAATGTGGAGGACTCCCTTAA